One segment of Actinomyces sp. 432 DNA contains the following:
- the xerD gene encoding site-specific tyrosine recombinase XerD, producing MAHLRVERGLSPNTLAAYERDLGRYADFLRGRSIHAPDSVTEADVAAFLEALRTGADGGRPLAASSASRTVTAVRGWHRFLHAEGSTDADPSAAVRPPQVGRRLPKALTVDEVRRLLESAGNDDSPVSLRDRALLELLYATGARISEAVGLVVDDLDAASGCLRVFGKGRKERIVPMGQFAWDALEAYLVRGRPALAAKGRGVPEVFLNTLGRPLSRQSAWAVLQHAAQRAGLAGGSGSGGGAERRISPHTLRHSFATHLLAGGADVRVVQEMLGHASVTTTQIYTKVTVDHLREVYATSHPRARG from the coding sequence CTGGCACACCTGCGTGTAGAGCGCGGGCTGAGTCCCAATACGCTGGCGGCCTACGAGCGGGACCTGGGTCGCTACGCCGATTTCCTGCGCGGGCGCTCGATTCACGCGCCCGACTCGGTGACCGAGGCGGATGTGGCCGCATTCCTGGAGGCGCTGCGTACCGGCGCCGACGGCGGTCGCCCGCTGGCCGCGTCCTCAGCGTCCCGCACAGTCACTGCCGTGCGCGGCTGGCACAGGTTCCTCCATGCCGAGGGAAGCACCGATGCCGATCCATCGGCGGCGGTACGTCCACCGCAGGTGGGACGGCGCCTGCCCAAGGCGCTCACCGTGGACGAGGTGCGCCGCCTGCTGGAATCCGCTGGAAACGACGACTCGCCGGTGTCCCTGCGCGACCGCGCCCTGCTGGAACTGCTGTACGCAACCGGTGCGCGTATCTCGGAGGCAGTTGGGCTGGTAGTGGACGACTTGGATGCCGCATCCGGCTGCCTGCGGGTGTTCGGCAAGGGACGCAAGGAGCGGATCGTACCGATGGGCCAGTTCGCCTGGGACGCGCTGGAGGCCTACCTGGTGCGTGGACGTCCCGCCCTGGCGGCGAAGGGGCGGGGAGTGCCGGAAGTGTTCCTGAACACCCTGGGCCGGCCACTGTCACGGCAGTCGGCCTGGGCGGTGCTGCAGCACGCGGCGCAGCGGGCCGGACTGGCCGGGGGCTCCGGTTCCGGCGGAGGGGCGGAGCGACGCATCTCCCCGCACACGCTGCGGCACTCCTTCGCCACCCACCTGCTGGCCGGAGGTGCGGATGTGCGCGTGGTCCAGGAGATGCTGGGGCACGCCTCGGTCACCACCACCCAGATCTACACCAAGGTCACCGTCGACCACCTGCGGGAGGTTTACGCCACCAGTCACCCGCGGGCCCGCGGCTAG
- a CDS encoding gluconeogenesis factor YvcK family protein, producing MSDTLSQAAGSAMRPARATIDSAGWSRRGEEGPAVVALGGGHGLSATLRALRHVTHRLTAVVTVADDGGSSGRLRREFDCLPPGDLRMALAALTDETEWGLTWRDVLQHRFSAEGELDNHALGNLLILALWQLLGDEVEGLDWVGRLLGIHGRVIPMSASPLVIEADIVNGADRQRVSGQVAVATTRGRMENVRVVPEDADAHPEAIRAIDAADWVILGPGSWYTSVLPHLILPSMRQALVSTSARKLVVLNLSAQSGETDNMTVADHLRVLADYAPELRLDVVVADPTVIEDLADLESVAASMGAVLVLRQVRTGDALCHHDPLRLAAVFRDAFDGVMGDIASPPRGA from the coding sequence ATGAGCGACACCCTGAGCCAAGCGGCCGGCTCCGCCATGCGTCCGGCGCGGGCCACCATCGATTCCGCCGGGTGGAGCCGCCGCGGCGAGGAGGGGCCCGCCGTGGTCGCCCTGGGGGGCGGGCACGGGCTGTCCGCCACGCTGCGCGCCCTGCGGCATGTCACCCACCGGCTCACCGCCGTGGTCACGGTCGCCGACGACGGCGGCTCCTCGGGGCGGCTGCGCCGCGAGTTCGACTGCCTGCCCCCAGGTGACCTGCGCATGGCGCTGGCGGCGCTGACCGATGAGACCGAGTGGGGACTGACCTGGCGCGACGTGCTGCAGCACCGCTTCTCCGCCGAGGGAGAGCTGGACAACCACGCCCTGGGCAACCTGCTGATCCTGGCGCTGTGGCAGCTGCTGGGTGACGAGGTGGAAGGACTGGACTGGGTGGGGCGGCTGCTGGGCATCCACGGCCGCGTCATCCCCATGAGCGCCTCCCCGCTGGTCATCGAGGCGGATATCGTCAACGGGGCGGACCGCCAGCGCGTTTCCGGACAGGTGGCCGTGGCCACCACGCGGGGGCGCATGGAGAATGTGCGCGTCGTCCCGGAGGACGCCGATGCCCATCCGGAGGCCATCCGCGCAATCGACGCCGCGGACTGGGTGATCCTGGGGCCTGGCTCCTGGTACACCTCCGTGCTCCCGCACCTGATCCTGCCCTCCATGCGGCAGGCACTGGTCAGCACCAGCGCCCGCAAGCTGGTAGTACTTAACCTTTCGGCGCAAAGCGGCGAGACCGACAATATGACGGTGGCGGACCACCTGCGGGTCCTGGCCGACTACGCTCCCGAGCTGCGCCTGGACGTGGTCGTGGCCGATCCCACTGTGATCGAGGACCTGGCTGATCTAGAGTCCGTTGCCGCATCCATGGGTGCGGTGCTGGTGCTGCGGCAGGTGCGCACCGGTGACGCACTGTGCCACCATGACCCGTTGCGGCTGGCGGCCGTCTTCCGGGACGCCTTCGACGGCGTCATGGGTGACATCGCCTCGCCGCCGCGCGGCGCCTGA
- the whiA gene encoding DNA-binding protein WhiA: MSLTVTVKDELARVTTDNAAQRRAEVASMLRFAGGLHLVSGRIVVEAELDHGGAVRRLHRDLRELFGMTPEVLVVQAGSLHRGSRYVLRVADRGRDLARLTGLVDAHGRPVRGMPVAVVQGGRNASAAAWRGAFLARGSLTEPGRSSALEVTCPGSEAALALVGAARRFEVTAKAREVRGADRVVVRDGDAISVLLQRMGAVEANALWVERRSRRETRGTANRLANFDDANLRRSVRAAVTSGARVERAFEILGEDVPEHLVQAGRLRIQNKQASLEELGRMADPQLTKDAVAGRIRRLLAMADKRAHELGIPDTESALTQDMLDM, encoded by the coding sequence ATGTCGCTGACGGTAACCGTCAAGGACGAGCTCGCCCGCGTGACCACCGACAACGCCGCCCAGAGGCGCGCTGAGGTGGCCTCCATGCTGCGCTTCGCCGGCGGCCTGCACCTGGTGTCCGGCCGCATAGTCGTCGAAGCCGAGCTGGACCACGGCGGCGCCGTGCGCAGGCTGCACCGGGACCTGCGGGAGCTGTTCGGCATGACTCCTGAGGTACTGGTGGTTCAGGCCGGATCACTGCACCGCGGAAGCCGCTACGTGCTGCGCGTGGCCGACCGCGGGCGGGACCTTGCCCGCCTGACCGGGCTCGTTGATGCCCACGGGCGCCCGGTGCGCGGTATGCCCGTAGCCGTGGTTCAGGGTGGCCGCAACGCCTCGGCCGCGGCCTGGCGGGGTGCCTTCCTGGCCCGGGGCTCGCTTACCGAGCCGGGCCGCTCCTCCGCGCTGGAGGTTACCTGCCCCGGCAGTGAGGCGGCGCTGGCCCTGGTCGGTGCCGCACGTCGCTTCGAGGTGACTGCCAAGGCCCGGGAGGTGCGCGGCGCGGACCGCGTGGTTGTGCGTGACGGCGACGCCATCAGCGTGCTGCTGCAGCGGATGGGCGCGGTGGAGGCCAATGCGCTCTGGGTGGAGCGCCGCTCCCGGCGCGAGACCCGCGGCACCGCCAATCGACTGGCCAACTTCGACGACGCCAACCTGCGCCGCTCCGTGCGGGCAGCGGTTACCTCCGGTGCCCGGGTGGAACGCGCTTTTGAAATCCTCGGCGAGGACGTGCCCGAGCACCTGGTGCAGGCGGGCAGGCTGCGCATTCAGAACAAGCAGGCGAGCCTGGAGGAGCTGGGCCGTATGGCCGATCCGCAGCTGACCAAGGACGCCGTTGCCGGGCGCATTCGCCGGCTCCTGGCCATGGCTGACAAGCGCGCCCACGAGCTGGGAATCCCGGATACAGAGTCTGCGCTCACCCAAGACATGCTCGACATGTGA
- a CDS encoding phosphoglycerate kinase → MKTIESLGDLQGKRVLVRSDFNVPLDDDKHITDDGRIRAALPTLKKLLDAGAKVIVAAHLGRPKGKVNPDFSLAPVAERLAELAGVDVTLAEDTVGDGAKAAVAALEPGNIVLLENVRFNAAETSKDDAERAAFAAQLADLADVFVSDGFGVVHRKQASVYDVARILPAASGLLVAKEIESLGKAVNDPERPYTVVLGGSKVSDKLGVIANLLGKADRLLIGGGMAYTFLAAQGYEVGTSLLEKDQIETVKGYLETAKANGVELLLPVDTVVAPEFKPDAPATVVPSSAIPADQMGLDIGPETRELFAQAIASSKTVVWNGPMGVFEFAAFAEGTKAVAQAISSSDAFSVIGGGDSAAAVRTLGFDESTFSHISTGGGASLELLEGKTLPGIAVLDD, encoded by the coding sequence ATGAAGACCATCGAGTCCCTGGGCGACCTGCAGGGCAAGCGCGTCCTGGTCCGCTCCGACTTCAACGTTCCGCTCGACGACGACAAGCACATCACCGACGACGGCCGTATCCGCGCCGCCCTGCCCACCCTCAAGAAGCTGCTCGACGCCGGCGCCAAGGTGATCGTCGCCGCCCACCTGGGTCGTCCCAAGGGCAAGGTCAACCCCGACTTCTCGCTGGCTCCGGTCGCCGAGCGCCTGGCGGAGCTGGCGGGCGTCGACGTCACTCTGGCCGAGGACACCGTCGGAGATGGGGCCAAGGCCGCCGTCGCCGCACTGGAGCCCGGGAACATCGTTCTGCTGGAGAATGTGCGCTTCAACGCCGCCGAGACCTCCAAGGACGACGCCGAGCGCGCCGCCTTCGCCGCGCAGCTCGCGGATCTGGCGGACGTATTCGTCTCGGACGGGTTCGGCGTAGTGCACCGCAAGCAGGCCTCCGTCTACGACGTCGCCCGCATCCTCCCCGCCGCCTCCGGGCTCTTGGTTGCCAAGGAGATCGAGTCCCTCGGCAAGGCCGTCAACGACCCCGAACGCCCCTACACCGTGGTGCTGGGCGGCTCGAAGGTCTCCGACAAGCTCGGCGTGATCGCCAACCTGCTGGGCAAGGCCGACCGCCTGCTGATCGGCGGCGGCATGGCCTACACCTTCCTCGCTGCGCAGGGCTACGAGGTTGGGACCTCCCTGCTGGAGAAGGACCAGATCGAGACGGTCAAGGGCTACCTCGAGACCGCCAAGGCCAACGGCGTGGAGCTGCTCCTTCCCGTCGACACCGTAGTCGCACCGGAGTTCAAGCCGGACGCCCCGGCTACCGTGGTTCCCTCCAGCGCCATCCCCGCCGACCAGATGGGTCTGGACATCGGTCCCGAGACGCGTGAGCTCTTTGCCCAGGCGATTGCGTCCTCCAAGACCGTCGTGTGGAACGGTCCCATGGGCGTGTTCGAGTTCGCGGCCTTCGCCGAGGGCACCAAGGCCGTCGCCCAGGCGATCTCCTCCTCCGACGCCTTCTCGGTGATCGGTGGCGGTGACTCCGCCGCGGCCGTGCGCACGCTCGGCTTCGACGAGTCCACCTTCTCCCACATCTCCACCGGCGGCGGCGCCTCCCTGGAGCTGCTGGAGGGCAAGACGCTGCCCGGTATCGCGGTCCTCGACGACTGA
- the rapZ gene encoding RNase adapter RapZ, whose amino-acid sequence MPPRRPLRHGAVAAGEADAVRDPVKDTVPRGIPAIDEAAAPVPPAKRPEMIIVTGMSGAGRSRAANALEDLDWYVVDNLPPQLLPALAGMMTTVGAGVHRLAAVVDVRSREFFASFMQYLGQLRDGGVNVRLIFLDASDAVLIRRFESSRRPHPLQGTGSILDGIEHERTLLAGLKGTADEVINTTDYSVHDLARRIRELVAHESDLGLQVTVMSFGFKYGLPMDADHVLDVRFIPNPYWVTELRHLTGRDTPVAEYVFQQDGAAAFVDGYVNLLIPALPRYVDELKPNVTIAVGCTGGKHRSVATAERITASLRAAGFKVSVQHRDLGRE is encoded by the coding sequence GTGCCCCCGCGCCGGCCGCTGCGGCACGGCGCTGTGGCGGCAGGTGAGGCGGACGCGGTTCGCGACCCGGTCAAGGACACGGTGCCCCGCGGCATCCCGGCGATCGACGAGGCCGCGGCCCCGGTGCCGCCCGCAAAGCGGCCGGAGATGATCATTGTCACCGGCATGTCCGGCGCAGGCCGGTCCCGGGCGGCCAATGCGCTGGAGGACCTCGACTGGTACGTGGTGGACAATCTTCCTCCGCAGCTGTTGCCGGCGTTGGCCGGCATGATGACCACGGTCGGCGCGGGCGTACACCGGCTGGCCGCCGTCGTCGACGTGCGCAGTCGCGAGTTCTTCGCCTCCTTCATGCAGTACCTGGGGCAGCTGCGCGACGGCGGCGTCAACGTCCGCCTGATCTTCCTGGACGCCTCCGACGCGGTGCTGATTCGCCGCTTCGAGTCCTCCCGCCGCCCCCACCCGCTGCAGGGGACCGGCTCGATCCTGGACGGCATCGAGCACGAGCGCACACTTCTGGCGGGGCTCAAGGGCACCGCCGATGAGGTCATCAACACCACCGACTACTCGGTACATGACCTGGCGCGGCGCATTCGCGAACTGGTGGCGCACGAGTCCGACCTGGGCCTGCAGGTGACGGTGATGTCCTTCGGCTTCAAGTACGGGCTGCCGATGGACGCCGACCACGTCCTGGACGTGCGCTTCATCCCGAATCCCTACTGGGTCACGGAGCTGCGGCACCTGACCGGCAGGGACACGCCCGTGGCCGAATACGTGTTCCAGCAGGACGGCGCGGCCGCTTTTGTGGACGGCTACGTAAACCTGCTGATTCCGGCGCTGCCGCGCTACGTGGATGAGCTCAAGCCCAATGTCACGATCGCGGTGGGATGCACCGGGGGCAAGCACCGTTCGGTTGCGACCGCGGAGCGGATCACCGCCAGCCTGCGGGCCGCAGGCTTCAAAGTCTCCGTGCAGCACCGGGACCTGGGTAGGGAATGA
- the tpiA gene encoding triose-phosphate isomerase has translation MSNRTPLMAGNWKMNLDHLEANHLVQGLAMALSDAGHDYSKCEVLVIPPFTDIRSVQTIVEADSLGIKYGAQDVSIHDNGAYTGEISTDMLTKLGCSYVVMGHSERREYHGESDELVGAKARKVLDAGMTPILCCGEALEIRKAGTHVDFVLGQIRAALAGWSAEDVAKIVIAYEPIWAIGTGETATAEDAQEVCGAIREALRADYGDATADATRILYGGSAKPANIKELMAQADIDGALVGGASLKADSFAQMAGFYA, from the coding sequence ATGAGCAACCGCACCCCGCTGATGGCGGGCAACTGGAAGATGAACCTGGACCACCTTGAGGCCAATCACCTGGTGCAAGGTCTGGCCATGGCGCTGAGCGACGCCGGGCACGACTACTCCAAGTGTGAGGTACTGGTCATCCCGCCGTTCACGGACATTCGCAGCGTCCAGACGATCGTCGAGGCCGACTCCCTCGGCATCAAGTACGGCGCCCAGGACGTGTCCATCCACGACAACGGCGCCTACACCGGTGAGATCTCCACCGACATGCTGACCAAGCTCGGCTGCAGCTACGTGGTTATGGGCCACTCCGAGCGCCGCGAGTACCACGGTGAGTCCGACGAGCTGGTCGGCGCCAAGGCCCGCAAGGTCCTGGATGCCGGCATGACTCCGATCCTGTGCTGCGGCGAGGCCCTGGAGATCCGCAAGGCCGGCACCCACGTGGACTTCGTGCTCGGCCAGATCCGTGCCGCCCTGGCCGGCTGGTCCGCCGAGGACGTGGCCAAGATCGTCATCGCCTACGAGCCCATCTGGGCCATCGGCACCGGCGAGACCGCCACCGCAGAGGACGCCCAGGAGGTCTGCGGCGCGATCCGTGAGGCCCTGCGCGCTGATTACGGCGACGCCACCGCGGACGCCACCCGCATCCTGTACGGCGGCTCCGCCAAGCCGGCCAACATCAAGGAGCTGATGGCACAGGCCGACATCGACGGCGCGCTCGTCGGCGGCGCCTCGCTGAAGGCGGACTCCTTCGCGCAGATGGCCGGCTTCTACGCCTGA
- a CDS encoding ParA family protein, with the protein MSDAKQPGLIDPPENSDDGKLEEQEKVFPVPAPLESHGPARVIAMCNQKGGVGKTTTTINLGAALAEYGRRVLIVDFDPQGAASAGLGINAHELDQTVYDMLVAARPDVRPIIHSTSVEGLDLVPANIDLSAAEVQLVGEVAREQALARVLRPVLDDYDAIIVDCQPSLGLLTVNALTAAHGVIIPLETEFFALRGVALLVETVDRVRDRINPRLQIDGILATMVDPRTLHSREVLERLTEAFGDKLFDTQIRRTIKFPDASVAAEPITSYASGHPGAEAYRRLAREVIARGNVA; encoded by the coding sequence GTGAGTGACGCCAAGCAGCCCGGCCTGATCGACCCGCCCGAGAACTCTGACGACGGCAAGCTGGAAGAACAGGAGAAGGTTTTCCCTGTGCCGGCGCCACTTGAATCGCACGGGCCCGCCCGTGTGATCGCCATGTGCAACCAGAAGGGCGGCGTGGGAAAGACCACCACCACCATCAACCTGGGCGCCGCGCTGGCCGAGTACGGACGCCGCGTACTGATCGTGGACTTCGACCCGCAGGGCGCGGCGAGCGCCGGCCTGGGCATCAACGCCCACGAGCTGGACCAGACCGTCTACGACATGCTGGTCGCCGCCCGCCCCGATGTGCGGCCCATCATCCACTCCACCTCCGTGGAGGGCCTGGACTTGGTGCCCGCGAATATCGACCTGTCCGCGGCAGAGGTACAGCTGGTCGGGGAGGTCGCCCGCGAGCAGGCTCTCGCCCGCGTGCTGCGTCCCGTGCTGGACGACTATGACGCGATCATCGTCGACTGCCAGCCCTCCCTGGGCCTGCTGACGGTCAACGCCCTCACCGCCGCGCACGGCGTCATCATCCCGCTGGAGACGGAGTTCTTCGCTCTGCGCGGCGTAGCCCTGCTGGTGGAGACCGTGGACCGGGTGCGGGACCGCATCAACCCGCGGCTGCAGATCGACGGCATCCTCGCCACCATGGTGGACCCGCGGACGCTCCACTCCCGGGAGGTGCTCGAGCGCCTGACGGAGGCCTTCGGCGACAAGCTCTTCGACACGCAGATCCGTCGCACGATCAAGTTCCCGGACGCATCCGTAGCAGCCGAACCCATCACCAGCTACGCCTCCGGGCATCCCGGTGCCGAGGCGTACCGGCGCCTGGCCCGTGAGGTCATCGCGCGCGGCAATGTTGCCTGA
- the gap gene encoding type I glyceraldehyde-3-phosphate dehydrogenase, whose protein sequence is MTTRVGINGFGRIGRNFYRAALEQGADFEVVAVNDLTDIKTLAHLLKFDSILGRLAAEVTYDEENIIVDGKPIRVLAEREPGNLPWADLGVDVVVESTGFFTDATKAQAHIDAGAKKVVISAPAKNEDGTFVIGVNEQDYDTTKHNIISNASCTTNCLAPVAKVLDEAFGIENGLMVTVHAYTGDQRLHDAPHKDLRRARAAALNIVPTSTGAARAVALVLPQLKGKLDGYAMRVPVPTGSVTDLTFKPSKPATVEEINAAVKAAAEGPLKGVLAYSEEDLVSTDIVGDPHSSIFDSKLTKVQGDQVKVVSWYDNEWGYSNRLAQLTALVCEKLA, encoded by the coding sequence GTGACCACCCGCGTTGGTATCAACGGCTTCGGCCGCATCGGCCGCAACTTCTACCGCGCCGCCCTCGAGCAGGGCGCCGACTTCGAGGTCGTGGCCGTCAATGACCTGACCGACATCAAGACCCTCGCCCACCTCCTGAAGTTCGACTCTATTCTGGGCCGCCTCGCCGCCGAGGTCACCTACGACGAGGAGAACATCATCGTCGACGGCAAGCCGATCCGCGTGCTGGCCGAGCGCGAGCCCGGCAACCTGCCCTGGGCGGACCTGGGTGTCGACGTCGTCGTAGAGTCCACCGGCTTCTTCACCGACGCCACCAAGGCCCAGGCGCACATCGACGCCGGCGCCAAGAAGGTCGTCATCTCCGCCCCGGCGAAGAACGAGGACGGCACCTTCGTGATCGGTGTTAACGAGCAGGACTACGACACCACCAAGCACAACATCATCTCGAACGCCTCTTGCACCACCAACTGCCTCGCCCCCGTGGCGAAGGTGCTGGACGAGGCCTTCGGCATCGAGAACGGCCTGATGGTCACGGTGCACGCCTACACCGGTGACCAGCGCCTGCACGACGCCCCGCACAAGGACCTGCGTCGTGCTCGTGCCGCCGCTCTCAACATCGTTCCCACCTCCACCGGTGCCGCCCGCGCCGTCGCGCTCGTTCTCCCGCAGCTCAAGGGCAAGCTGGACGGCTACGCCATGCGCGTGCCGGTCCCGACCGGCTCGGTTACGGACCTGACCTTCAAGCCCTCCAAGCCGGCCACGGTCGAGGAGATCAACGCCGCTGTCAAGGCTGCCGCCGAGGGCCCGCTCAAGGGCGTCCTGGCCTACTCCGAGGAGGACCTGGTCTCCACCGACATCGTTGGTGACCCCCACTCCTCCATCTTCGACTCCAAGCTGACCAAGGTACAGGGCGACCAGGTCAAGGTCGTCTCCTGGTACGACAACGAGTGGGGCTACTCCAACCGCCTCGCCCAGCTCACCGCCCTGGTCTGCGAGAAGCTGGCCTGA
- the secG gene encoding preprotein translocase subunit SecG, whose amino-acid sequence MGVLTIILQVLLVLSSFFLIMTILMHKGRGGGLSDMFGGGITSSAGSSGVAERNLNRITIGVALVWTATIIGLGLVARFA is encoded by the coding sequence GTGGGCGTGCTGACCATAATCCTGCAGGTACTGCTGGTCCTCTCAAGCTTCTTCCTGATCATGACGATCCTGATGCACAAGGGCAGGGGCGGTGGCCTGTCCGACATGTTCGGGGGCGGCATCACCTCCTCAGCCGGCTCCTCCGGCGTCGCCGAACGAAACCTGAACCGGATCACCATCGGGGTGGCCCTGGTCTGGACGGCAACCATTATCGGTCTCGGGCTGGTTGCCCGATTCGCCTGA